One Fuerstiella marisgermanici DNA window includes the following coding sequences:
- a CDS encoding proline--tRNA ligase, which yields MRWTQTFIPTMKEVPADAEVPSHQLMLRTGMIRQLMAGAYTFMPLGYRVVRKVSEIVREEMDRAGAIELFMPAIQPMELFERTGRREAFGNVLFNFETKRGDRNLHFALGPTHEEVITDLVSREIKTYKQLPITMYQIQTKFRNEERPRFGVLRTSEFLMKDAYSFAASLEQLNVQYDAMYNAYCRIFERCGLEYIPVEAESGPIGGDASHEFMAPADNGEDFVVRCKGCGYAANQERADTGRTSSVPAKVDGAADPVKVDTPDAGTIEDVSKMQKADPATFIKTLVYIADEKPVAVLVRGDHDVNEGKVRRAFGATDLELADEATIEKVTGAPVGFAGPVGIGCDLIADHDVAGIAAAITGANAKDTHLTGVVPGTHFELSETFDLRNATAGDPCPKCDATLEIVHGIEVGHVFKLGTKYSESLDANYLDSSEKKHPIIMGCYGIGVSRVVASIVETCHDDGGIIWPMHVAPYTVELIPLNVKDDDVMTAVNKIYDDLTAAGIDVLMDDRDQRPGFKFKDADLIGLPVRVVIGGKGLKEGNAEIKLRTDDKATMVPIGDTISHVQELIADNG from the coding sequence GTGCGCTGGACTCAGACATTTATTCCGACCATGAAAGAAGTGCCGGCCGATGCCGAAGTGCCCAGTCACCAGTTGATGCTGCGGACCGGGATGATCCGGCAGCTCATGGCCGGTGCCTACACCTTCATGCCGCTGGGCTACCGAGTCGTCCGCAAAGTGTCGGAAATTGTGCGCGAAGAAATGGACCGGGCCGGGGCCATTGAGCTGTTTATGCCTGCCATTCAGCCCATGGAACTGTTCGAACGCACGGGCCGTCGAGAAGCGTTCGGCAACGTGCTGTTCAACTTCGAAACCAAACGAGGCGATCGGAATCTGCATTTTGCACTGGGGCCGACTCACGAAGAAGTCATCACCGACCTCGTGTCGCGCGAAATCAAGACGTACAAGCAGTTGCCGATCACGATGTATCAGATTCAGACGAAGTTTCGCAACGAAGAACGACCGCGATTCGGCGTCCTTCGCACCAGCGAATTTCTGATGAAGGATGCGTACAGCTTCGCTGCGTCACTGGAACAACTAAACGTTCAGTACGACGCGATGTATAACGCCTACTGCCGCATCTTCGAACGCTGCGGACTGGAGTACATTCCTGTCGAAGCAGAAAGCGGGCCGATTGGCGGCGATGCGTCTCACGAATTCATGGCTCCGGCCGACAACGGCGAAGACTTCGTTGTGCGCTGCAAGGGCTGCGGCTATGCGGCCAATCAGGAACGAGCCGACACGGGCCGCACATCGTCCGTTCCCGCCAAAGTGGATGGCGCGGCCGATCCGGTGAAGGTGGATACTCCGGACGCCGGAACGATTGAAGACGTGAGTAAGATGCAAAAGGCTGATCCCGCCACTTTTATCAAGACGTTGGTGTACATCGCCGATGAAAAGCCGGTCGCGGTTCTTGTGCGAGGTGACCATGACGTCAACGAAGGCAAGGTGCGACGAGCTTTCGGCGCGACGGATCTGGAACTGGCAGACGAAGCGACGATCGAAAAGGTTACGGGAGCTCCCGTGGGCTTCGCCGGCCCGGTCGGAATCGGCTGCGACCTTATCGCCGACCACGACGTCGCCGGAATTGCGGCTGCCATCACAGGAGCAAATGCCAAAGACACTCACCTGACAGGCGTTGTCCCGGGTACTCATTTCGAACTGAGCGAAACTTTCGACCTGCGAAACGCCACGGCTGGTGATCCTTGCCCGAAGTGTGACGCCACGCTGGAAATTGTTCACGGCATCGAAGTCGGTCACGTGTTCAAGCTGGGCACCAAATACAGCGAATCGCTCGACGCCAACTACCTGGACAGCAGCGAGAAGAAGCACCCGATTATCATGGGCTGTTACGGCATCGGAGTCAGCCGGGTTGTTGCATCGATCGTCGAAACGTGCCATGACGACGGCGGCATTATCTGGCCCATGCATGTCGCTCCGTATACCGTTGAGCTGATTCCGCTTAACGTCAAAGACGACGATGTGATGACGGCCGTCAATAAGATCTACGACGACTTAACGGCCGCTGGCATCGACGTGCTGATGGACGATCGCGATCAGCGGCCGGGCTTCAAGTTCAAAGACGCGGACTTGATCGGCCTGCCGGTTCGAGTCGTCATCGGCGGCAAGGGTTTGAAAGAAGGCAACGCCGAAATCAAGCTGCGTACGGACGACAAGGCCACGATGGTGCCCATCGGCGACACGATCTCGCACGTACAAGAGCTGATCGCCGACAATGGCTAA
- a CDS encoding Uma2 family endonuclease: MSTGLHLTTEEFDRMVECGAFDHLQRKIELIRGEIREMNPAGPLHDGLIAYINSWSARVTVPEVTLVTSQTGLSLPEQLSKPEPDVMWLNAGRYLKRHPTGVDVQLAVEVSHSSLKSDLVEKSELYAEAGIREYWIVDANSSCIHVFRQPQGSEYTDRSIAKPGEFLSPVVCSEAKLDVADLFTSE, encoded by the coding sequence ATGAGTACAGGACTGCATCTCACCACTGAAGAATTCGACCGCATGGTGGAATGCGGGGCGTTCGATCATCTGCAACGGAAGATTGAACTCATCCGAGGAGAAATTCGAGAAATGAATCCTGCCGGACCGCTGCACGATGGGTTGATCGCTTACATCAACAGTTGGTCAGCTCGCGTCACAGTGCCAGAAGTCACTTTGGTCACTTCACAAACGGGGCTGAGCCTTCCTGAGCAACTCAGCAAGCCAGAGCCTGATGTGATGTGGCTGAATGCCGGTCGCTATTTAAAGCGTCATCCCACCGGCGTCGACGTTCAACTGGCCGTTGAAGTCTCTCACAGCAGTCTGAAGTCGGACCTGGTGGAGAAATCCGAACTGTACGCCGAAGCTGGCATCAGAGAGTATTGGATCGTTGATGCCAACTCGTCCTGCATTCACGTCTTTCGTCAGCCGCAAGGTTCCGAATACACGGACCGATCGATTGCCAAGCCCGGCGAGTTTCTGTCACCGGTGGTATGTTCGGAAGCAAAATTGGACGTGGCCGATCTGTTTACCAGCGAATGA
- a CDS encoding DUF6513 domain-containing protein, which produces MTSKPINQQTLLFVTGRLAETSLREVVAMLSGRLGFRYEIAVPGIQVAALLHVSLLKNRLGVADAIDRVILPGWVQGDIVELEQHFNKPFERGPKDLHDLPEYFGLGKKQRATLDKYSIEIIGEINHATRQPLGDVVAEAVRMAADGADVIDVGCVPGETCPQVGEIVTALRAENLRVSIDSFDRTEVEAAVDAGAELILSCNQSNIDWVTKLGTEVVVIPNTPADVDSLDRLIETVAATGTPFRIDPIVEPIGMGFTASLERYMVARRAYPDVAMMMGVGNVTELTEVDSSGVNMLLAAMCEELGIQSVLTTQVINWCRTSVAEFDAARRLVHHAVTNQVVPKHIDSSLVMLRDVRMRGQSEETLNALAAALTDANFRIFAEQSGLHLMNSHGHWQGDAPFELFANALRANPNIDAGHAFYLGYEMARAEMARMLGKEYRQDEGLGFGLAGTLSGSAAVRHEQ; this is translated from the coding sequence ATGACGTCGAAACCGATTAATCAACAAACTCTGCTATTCGTCACCGGACGCCTTGCCGAAACAAGCCTGCGTGAAGTTGTGGCGATGCTGTCCGGTCGCTTAGGGTTTCGTTACGAAATCGCCGTACCAGGCATTCAAGTGGCGGCACTGCTGCATGTGAGTCTGTTGAAGAATCGGTTGGGTGTTGCAGACGCGATAGACCGCGTGATTCTGCCGGGCTGGGTACAGGGGGATATCGTCGAACTGGAGCAGCATTTCAACAAGCCGTTCGAACGTGGCCCGAAGGATTTGCATGACTTGCCCGAGTACTTTGGGTTGGGAAAGAAGCAGCGGGCAACGCTCGACAAATATTCCATCGAAATTATCGGCGAGATCAACCATGCAACTCGGCAGCCGCTGGGCGATGTCGTGGCCGAAGCAGTTCGCATGGCGGCCGATGGCGCCGACGTAATCGACGTCGGGTGTGTGCCGGGCGAAACGTGTCCACAGGTTGGTGAAATCGTGACAGCGTTGCGGGCTGAGAACCTGCGTGTGTCGATTGATAGCTTTGATCGGACGGAAGTTGAGGCCGCTGTCGACGCTGGGGCGGAACTGATTCTTAGCTGCAATCAATCCAATATTGATTGGGTCACAAAACTGGGCACGGAGGTTGTCGTAATTCCGAATACGCCAGCGGATGTGGACTCGCTGGACCGACTGATCGAAACGGTTGCTGCCACAGGAACGCCGTTCCGCATTGACCCGATCGTCGAACCGATTGGCATGGGATTCACGGCGTCGCTGGAGCGTTACATGGTCGCGCGGCGTGCGTACCCCGACGTCGCCATGATGATGGGCGTTGGCAATGTCACGGAGTTGACGGAAGTGGATTCGTCCGGAGTCAACATGCTGCTGGCGGCGATGTGTGAAGAGCTGGGCATTCAAAGTGTCCTGACCACTCAGGTGATCAACTGGTGCCGTACATCCGTGGCAGAATTCGACGCGGCACGTCGACTGGTGCATCACGCCGTGACCAATCAGGTCGTTCCAAAGCACATTGATTCTTCGTTGGTGATGCTGCGAGACGTTCGGATGCGTGGCCAGTCGGAAGAAACGCTAAATGCTCTGGCGGCAGCGCTAACGGATGCCAACTTCCGCATCTTCGCCGAACAGTCAGGGCTGCATCTGATGAACAGCCATGGGCATTGGCAGGGCGACGCGCCGTTCGAACTTTTCGCGAACGCACTGCGGGCCAATCCGAACATCGACGCTGGCCATGCGTTCTACCTGGGTTACGAGATGGCTCGTGCTGAGATGGCTCGGATGCTGGGCAAAGAATATCGCCAGGACGAGGGGCTTGGTTTTGGTCTGGCGGGAACGCTGAGTGGTTCGGCCGCTGTTAGGCACGAACAATAG